The Thermococcus thermotolerans genome contains a region encoding:
- a CDS encoding glycogen debranching N-terminal domain-containing protein, whose translation MKTILAGNGAFVLSDERGDMPSHYDGFYFLDTRFVRKAKLEVSPAPGFIGASSTFTRAVSHFALGERGILGRLRTLDGVYEEKLSFYNTSEEPLSVRVRYSYEAPLEDIFQVRGFMGLKGGKAIAPAGGRHLRESPAGRRSLFVETNMEREGSLLRAELEVPPLGKAVLYVRFVPKIEGRVSEILAEKRETIKNVAFTGSPAIDGIFERAVENINALTLFTRFGPVPLAGIPYFACPFGRDAIITSLFLLPYYPEYAAGTLRLFGRLQGKRTNPKNEEEPGKIPHEFRLGQLAQSGKVPFAPYYGTVDATPLYVALAGEYLRWTKDRKLIEELRPNLTAAVEWILGKLDDGYITYVPGILGNKGWKDSRDAIVDEEGKLPKPPIALVEVQGYAHWALRLAGELGLTDLDEGALIREAKRLRKRFNRDFWLGSYYALALDGEERPLGVVSSNMGHLLLTGIAEHEEELAERLFQPDMLSRYGIRTLSAREKAYNPFSYHRGSVWPHDNALIALGLARVGRVDLAKELMERVFTAAKLLPERELPELYSGLDELVPVPRANSPQVWSAASVFAFVTAALGMEAGEELTIQPAEGTNIVLRGLSFGGRRYLVVVDGGVSVEPL comes from the coding sequence ATGAAGACCATCTTAGCTGGCAACGGGGCCTTTGTCCTGAGCGATGAGAGGGGGGACATGCCCTCCCATTACGACGGCTTTTATTTTCTCGACACCAGATTCGTCAGAAAGGCCAAGCTTGAGGTTTCTCCAGCGCCGGGCTTCATCGGGGCATCGTCCACCTTTACCCGCGCGGTTTCACACTTCGCCCTCGGCGAACGAGGAATCCTGGGGAGGCTGAGAACCCTTGACGGGGTTTACGAAGAAAAGCTCTCCTTCTACAACACGTCGGAAGAACCGCTAAGTGTCAGGGTCAGGTACTCCTACGAGGCTCCCCTTGAGGACATATTCCAGGTCAGGGGCTTCATGGGGCTGAAGGGCGGAAAGGCCATAGCTCCAGCAGGAGGAAGGCATCTGAGGGAAAGCCCCGCCGGAAGGAGGAGCCTCTTCGTTGAGACCAACATGGAGAGGGAGGGGAGTCTCTTAAGGGCGGAACTTGAGGTACCCCCCCTCGGAAAGGCGGTTCTCTACGTCCGCTTCGTCCCTAAAATCGAGGGCAGGGTCTCGGAGATACTCGCGGAGAAAAGGGAAACGATAAAAAACGTCGCCTTCACCGGCTCACCCGCCATCGACGGGATATTCGAGAGGGCGGTTGAGAACATAAACGCCCTGACGCTGTTCACGCGCTTCGGGCCGGTTCCCCTCGCGGGGATTCCATACTTTGCCTGTCCCTTCGGAAGGGACGCGATAATAACCTCGCTCTTTCTCCTGCCGTACTACCCGGAATACGCCGCCGGCACGCTGAGGCTCTTCGGGAGACTCCAGGGAAAGAGAACCAACCCGAAGAACGAGGAGGAGCCGGGGAAGATACCCCACGAGTTCCGCCTTGGTCAGCTCGCCCAGTCGGGAAAGGTTCCCTTCGCACCTTACTACGGCACGGTCGATGCAACTCCACTCTACGTGGCGCTGGCGGGCGAGTACCTGCGCTGGACCAAGGACAGGAAACTGATTGAGGAACTGAGGCCGAACCTGACCGCCGCCGTCGAGTGGATACTCGGAAAGCTCGATGATGGTTACATAACCTACGTTCCGGGGATACTCGGCAACAAGGGGTGGAAGGATTCGAGGGATGCTATAGTTGACGAGGAGGGGAAGCTTCCAAAGCCGCCGATAGCGCTCGTCGAGGTGCAGGGCTACGCCCACTGGGCGCTCAGGCTCGCAGGGGAGCTTGGACTGACCGATCTCGATGAGGGGGCCCTAATCAGGGAGGCGAAACGGCTCAGGAAAAGGTTCAACCGCGACTTCTGGCTCGGCTCCTACTACGCCCTCGCGCTGGATGGGGAGGAAAGGCCGCTCGGAGTAGTCTCCTCCAACATGGGGCACCTGCTCCTGACGGGTATAGCCGAGCACGAAGAGGAGCTCGCGGAGAGACTTTTCCAGCCGGACATGCTCTCCCGGTACGGGATAAGAACCCTGAGCGCCAGGGAGAAAGCCTACAACCCCTTCAGCTACCACCGCGGAAGTGTCTGGCCGCACGACAACGCACTGATAGCCCTTGGCCTGGCGAGGGTTGGAAGGGTTGACCTTGCGAAGGAGCTTATGGAGAGGGTTTTCACCGCCGCGAAGCTTCTGCCGGAGAGGGAGCTTCCGGAGCTGTACAGCGGGCTCGATGAGCTCGTTCCCGTCCCGAGGGCCAACTCCCCTCAGGTCTGGAGTGCGGCGAGCGTTTTTGCCTTCGTTACCGCCGCGCTGGGAATGGAGGCGGGGGAGGAGCTCACCATCCAGCCGGCGGAGGGAACGAACATCGTCCTGAGAGGCCTTTCATTTGGAGGAAGGAGGTACCTTGTAGTTGTAGATGGAGGTGTTAGCGTTGAACCCCTATGA
- a CDS encoding fucose isomerase: MIAVITFTDPRPTALSIERERALMEKHSALIGELRKAGFEVLDVNERLGKYEALKAGKNFGVDSMNESFRTTEIVGGSSASGIIAGLWHWTESNLVTALVRETKRPILLYADDDPAWAGTTCVTSVGASLWESAVNEHALNHVRLKGDVKKVKAWARAVEAVSKLSKKSLLLWGAPYTLGMEHLMDDLPRLKRIVGDFITLDQYFLVRKAEEMLSDGRLRVRVEEFYDWLTEKTEVKFDDLMLTPEALRRQIAIYLAAKESWKEQSNVSAVSIKCQPELSEVYGVTACLIPALFPFNLDAEGEKEVIPATCEGDVKGTISSALLFYLSGKPPLFGDIKYVDDEVVMIANCGAASLYYARLSENPEENLKATTVQGQCQGASGGALTYRTPPAEFTVARLIRRGGEYYLLYFLAEGLEITEEMESRLKWGKQWPHTAIRNPLDKEGFISAMGANHLSLVPGDYTEELRFTARLWGVKAINLEDSREVKSFLEG; this comes from the coding sequence TGGAAAATACGAAGCCCTCAAAGCCGGCAAGAACTTCGGGGTAGATTCTATGAATGAGAGCTTCAGGACCACCGAGATAGTCGGGGGGAGCTCCGCCTCCGGAATCATAGCGGGCCTGTGGCACTGGACGGAGAGCAACCTCGTTACGGCACTCGTTAGGGAGACCAAGAGGCCGATACTGCTCTACGCCGACGACGATCCGGCATGGGCCGGGACTACGTGCGTCACATCCGTTGGTGCCTCGCTCTGGGAGAGTGCCGTGAACGAGCATGCCCTCAACCACGTCCGCCTAAAGGGGGACGTTAAAAAGGTAAAGGCCTGGGCCAGGGCCGTTGAAGCCGTCTCAAAGCTGTCTAAGAAGTCCCTCCTCCTCTGGGGGGCTCCGTACACCCTCGGGATGGAGCACCTCATGGACGACCTGCCGAGGCTTAAGAGAATCGTCGGCGACTTCATAACCCTCGACCAGTACTTTCTGGTGAGGAAGGCGGAGGAGATGCTCTCGGACGGGAGGCTGAGGGTCCGCGTGGAGGAGTTCTATGACTGGCTGACCGAGAAAACGGAGGTCAAGTTTGACGACCTCATGCTGACACCGGAGGCTTTGAGGAGGCAGATAGCCATATATCTCGCCGCAAAGGAGAGCTGGAAAGAGCAGAGTAACGTTTCGGCCGTCTCGATAAAGTGCCAGCCGGAGCTGAGCGAGGTCTACGGCGTTACGGCCTGTCTGATTCCCGCGCTCTTTCCGTTCAACCTCGATGCCGAGGGTGAGAAGGAGGTGATCCCCGCCACATGCGAGGGCGACGTCAAGGGCACGATAAGCTCGGCCCTGCTCTTCTACCTCAGCGGAAAGCCCCCGCTCTTCGGCGACATAAAGTACGTGGACGACGAGGTCGTCATGATAGCCAACTGCGGCGCGGCTTCCCTCTACTACGCAAGGCTGAGCGAGAACCCAGAGGAGAACCTCAAAGCAACAACCGTCCAGGGACAGTGCCAGGGGGCGAGCGGCGGGGCGCTAACCTACAGAACCCCTCCGGCGGAGTTCACCGTGGCGAGGCTCATACGGAGGGGCGGCGAGTACTACCTCCTCTACTTCCTCGCGGAGGGCCTTGAGATAACGGAGGAGATGGAATCGAGGCTCAAATGGGGCAAGCAGTGGCCGCATACGGCCATAAGGAACCCGCTCGACAAGGAGGGCTTTATCTCTGCCATGGGGGCCAACCACCTCTCGCTGGTTCCCGGCGACTACACAGAGGAGCTCCGCTTTACCGCGAGGCTCTGGGGGGTAAAGGCAATAAACCTTGAAGACTCAAGGGAGGTAAAATCCTTCCTTGAGGGGTAG